One stretch of Halichoerus grypus chromosome 8, mHalGry1.hap1.1, whole genome shotgun sequence DNA includes these proteins:
- the SNX33 gene encoding sorting nexin-33 isoform X6 codes for MALKGRALYDFRSENKEEISIHQDEDLVIFSETSLDGWLQGQNSRGETGLFPASYVEIIRVGPSSNHADYSSSPGSLGTQVSSYDVASPSRSGGGSGFLSHQGSFEEDDDDDWDDWDDGCTVVEEPRAGGLGTNGHPPLNLSYPGAYPSQHMAFRPKPALERQDSLASAKRGSVVGRNLNRFSCFVRSGVEAFILGDVPMMAKIAETYSIEMGPRGPQWKANPHPFACSVEDPTKQTKFKGIKSYISYKLTPTHAGSPVYRRYKHFDWLYNRLLHKFTVISVPHLPEKQATGRFEEDFIEKRKRRLILWMDHMTSHPVLSQYEGFQHFLSCLDDKQWKMGKRRAEKDEMVGASFLLTFQIPTEHQDLQDVEDRVDTFKAFSKKMDDSVLQLSTVASELVRKHVGGFRKEFQKLGNAFQAISHAFQMDPPFSSEALNSAISHTGRTYEAVGEMFAEQPKNDLFQMLDTLSLYQGLLSNFPDIIHLQKVERLDLRGSVVLHS; via the coding sequence ATGGCGCTGAAAGGCCGAGCCCTCTATGACTTCCGCAGCGAGAACAAGGAGGAGATCAGCATCCATCAGGATGAGGACCTGGTCATCTTCAGTGAGACCTCGCTGGATGGCTGGCTGCAGGGCCAGAACAGCCGAGGTGAGACAGGGCTCTTCCCTGCCTCTTACGTGGAGATCATCCGGGTTGGTCCCAGCTCCAACCATGCCGACTACTCCAGCAGCCCAGGCTCTCTGGGCACCCAGGTGAGCTCATATGACGTGGCCAGCCCTTCCAGGAGTGGTGGGGGCAGTGGCTTCCTCTCACACCAGGGCAGCTTCGAGGAGGACGATGACGATGACTGGGATGACTGGGACGATGGATGCACAGTGGTGGAGGAGCCTCGGGCTGGTGGGCTGGGCACCAACGGGCACCCCCCTCTCAACCTCTCCTACCCTGGTGCCTACCCCAGCCAGCACATGGCTTTTCGGCCCAAGCCAGCCCTGGAGCGGCAGGACAGCCTGGCATCTGCCAAGCGTGGCAGTGTGGTGGGGCGCAACCTCAACCGTTTCTCGTGCTTCGTGCGCTCTGGAGTGGAGGCCTTTATCTTGGGTGATGTGCCCATGATGGCCAAGATCGCTGAGACGTACTCCATCGAAATGGGCCCTCGTGGCCCCCAGTGGAAGGCCAACCCCCACCCGTTTGCCTGTTCAGTGGAGGACCCCACCAAACAGACCAAATTCAAGGGCATCAAAAGCTATATCTCCTACAAGCTCACACCTACCCACGCTGGCTCGCCAGTCTACCGGCGCTACAAACACTTTGACTGGCTCTATAACCGCCTGCTGCACAAGTTCACTGTCATCTCGGTGCCCCACCTGCCAGAGAAGCAGGCCACAGGTCGCTTCGAGGAAGACTTTATTGAGAAGCGGAAGCGTCGGCTCATCCTCTGGATGGACCACATGACCAGCCACCCTGTGCTGTCCCAGTACGAGGGCTTCCAGCATTTCCTCAGCTGCCTGGATGACAAGCAGTGGAAGATGGGCAAACGCAGGGCAGAGAAGGATGAGATGGTGGGTGCCAGCTTCCTGCTCACCTTCCAGATCCCCACGGAGCACCAGGACCTGCAGGATGTGGAGGACCGTGTGGACACCTTCAAGGCCTTCAGCAAGAAGATGGACGACAGCGTCCTGCAGCTCAGCACCGTAGCATCCGAGCTGGTGCGCAAGCATGTGGGAGGCTTCCGCAAGGAGTTCCAGAAGCTGGGCAATGCCTTCCAGGCCATCAGTCATGCTTTCCAGATGGACCCCCCCTTTAGCTCCGAGGCTCTCAACAGTGCCATTTCTCACACGGGCCGTACCTATGAAGCTGTTGGTGAGATGTTCGCTGAGCAGCCCAAGAACGACCTCTTCCAGATGCTCGACACGCTGTCTCTCTACCAGGGCCTGCTCTCAAACTTCCCTGACATCATCCACCTGCAGAAAG
- the SNUPN gene encoding snurportin-1 isoform X1 — translation MEELSQALASSFSVSQDLNSTAAPHPRLSQYKSKHSSLEQSERRRRLLELQKSKRLDYVNHARRLAEDDWTGMESEEEEDKKDDEEMDVDTGKKLPKRYANQLMLSEWLIDVPSDLGQEWIMVVCPVGKRALIVASRGSTSAYTKSGYCVNRFSSLLPGGNRQNSTTAKDYTILDCIYSEVNQTYYVLDVMCWRGHPFYDCQTDFRFYWMHSKLPEEQGLGEKTKLNPFKFVGLKNFPCTPESLCKVLSMDFPFEVDGLLFYHKQTHYSPGSTPLVGWLRPYMVSDVLGVAVPAGPLTAKPEYAGHQLQQIIEHKRSQEGMKENVTHKASENGRYELEHLSTPKLKSPPHSLDPPGSLMEN, via the exons ATGGAAGAGCTGAGTCAAGCCCTGGCTAGTAGCTTTTCTGTGTCTCAAGATCTGAACAGCACAGCTGCCCCACACCCCCGCCTGTCCCAGTACAAGTCCAAGCACAGTTCCTTGGAGCAGAGTGAGCGGCGCCGCCGGTTATTGGAACTGCAGAAATC CAAGCGGCTGGATTACGTGAATCATGCCAGAAGACTGGCTGAAGATGACTGGACAGGAATGGagagtgaggaagaggaagataagaAAGATGATGAAGAGATGGACGTTGACACTGGCAAGAAGTTACCAAAACGCTATGCTAATCAA TTGATGCTGTCTGAGTGGTTAATTGACGTCCCTTCAGATTTGGGGCAGGAATGGATTATGGTCGTGTGCCCTGTTGGAAAAAGAGCCCTGATTGTGGCCTCCAGG GGTTCTACCAGTGCCTACACCAAGAGTGGTTACTGTGTCAACAGGTTTTCTTCCCTTCTGCCAGGAGGCAACAGGCAAAACTCAACAACAGCAAAAG ACTACACCATTCTGGACTGCATTTACAGCGAGGTGAACCAGACGTACTATGTTCTGGATGTGATGTGCTGGCGGGGACACCCTTTTTATGACTGCCAG ACTGATTTCCGATTCTACTGGATGCATTCAAAGTTACCAGAAGAACAAGGACTGGGAGAGAAAACCAAGCTCAATCCT tttaaatttgtGGGGCTAAAGAATTTCCCTTGTACTCCTGAGAGCCTGTGTAAGGTGCTATCTATGGATTTCCCTTTTGAG GTAGATGGACTTCTCTTCTACCACAAGCAGACCCACTATAGCCCTGGAAGCACTCCTCTGGTGGGCTGGCTGCGCCCCTACATGGTGTCCGATGTTCTTGGCGTAGCCGTGCCAGCCGGCCCTCTGACTGCCAAGCCAGAATATGCTGGGCACCAGCTCCAGCAGATTATTGAGCACAAGAGGAGCCAGGAAGGCATGAAGGAGAATGTCACACACAAGGCGTCTGAGAACGGACGCTATGAGTTGGAACACCTGTCTACCCCCAAGCTGAAGAGCCCTCCCCATAGCCTGGACCCCCCTGGGAGCCTCATGGAGAACTGA
- the SNX33 gene encoding sorting nexin-33 isoform X5, which yields MALKGRALYDFRSENKEEISIHQDEDLVIFSETSLDGWLQGQNSRGETGLFPASYVEIIRVGPSSNHADYSSSPGSLGTQVSSYDVASPSRSGGGSGFLSHQGSFEEDDDDDWDDWDDGCTVVEEPRAGGLGTNGHPPLNLSYPGAYPSQHMAFRPKPALERQDSLASAKRGSVVGRNLNRFSCFVRSGVEAFILGDVPMMAKIAETYSIEMGPRGPQWKANPHPFACSVEDPTKQTKFKGIKSYISYKLTPTHAGSPVYRRYKHFDWLYNRLLHKFTVISVPHLPEKQATGRFEEDFIEKRKRRLILWMDHMTSHPVLSQYEGFQHFLSCLDDKQWKMGKRRAEKDEMVGASFLLTFQIPTEHQDLQDVEDRVDTFKAFSKKMDDSVLQLSTVASELVRKHVGGFRKEFQKLGNAFQAISHAFQMDPPFSSEALNSAISHTGRTYEAVGEMFAEQPKNDLFQMLDTLSLYQGLLSNFPDIIHLQKEPPLSLMPESSPPALPLERAKAARHSHGKTGSQRFCGSAQLNT from the coding sequence ATGGCGCTGAAAGGCCGAGCCCTCTATGACTTCCGCAGCGAGAACAAGGAGGAGATCAGCATCCATCAGGATGAGGACCTGGTCATCTTCAGTGAGACCTCGCTGGATGGCTGGCTGCAGGGCCAGAACAGCCGAGGTGAGACAGGGCTCTTCCCTGCCTCTTACGTGGAGATCATCCGGGTTGGTCCCAGCTCCAACCATGCCGACTACTCCAGCAGCCCAGGCTCTCTGGGCACCCAGGTGAGCTCATATGACGTGGCCAGCCCTTCCAGGAGTGGTGGGGGCAGTGGCTTCCTCTCACACCAGGGCAGCTTCGAGGAGGACGATGACGATGACTGGGATGACTGGGACGATGGATGCACAGTGGTGGAGGAGCCTCGGGCTGGTGGGCTGGGCACCAACGGGCACCCCCCTCTCAACCTCTCCTACCCTGGTGCCTACCCCAGCCAGCACATGGCTTTTCGGCCCAAGCCAGCCCTGGAGCGGCAGGACAGCCTGGCATCTGCCAAGCGTGGCAGTGTGGTGGGGCGCAACCTCAACCGTTTCTCGTGCTTCGTGCGCTCTGGAGTGGAGGCCTTTATCTTGGGTGATGTGCCCATGATGGCCAAGATCGCTGAGACGTACTCCATCGAAATGGGCCCTCGTGGCCCCCAGTGGAAGGCCAACCCCCACCCGTTTGCCTGTTCAGTGGAGGACCCCACCAAACAGACCAAATTCAAGGGCATCAAAAGCTATATCTCCTACAAGCTCACACCTACCCACGCTGGCTCGCCAGTCTACCGGCGCTACAAACACTTTGACTGGCTCTATAACCGCCTGCTGCACAAGTTCACTGTCATCTCGGTGCCCCACCTGCCAGAGAAGCAGGCCACAGGTCGCTTCGAGGAAGACTTTATTGAGAAGCGGAAGCGTCGGCTCATCCTCTGGATGGACCACATGACCAGCCACCCTGTGCTGTCCCAGTACGAGGGCTTCCAGCATTTCCTCAGCTGCCTGGATGACAAGCAGTGGAAGATGGGCAAACGCAGGGCAGAGAAGGATGAGATGGTGGGTGCCAGCTTCCTGCTCACCTTCCAGATCCCCACGGAGCACCAGGACCTGCAGGATGTGGAGGACCGTGTGGACACCTTCAAGGCCTTCAGCAAGAAGATGGACGACAGCGTCCTGCAGCTCAGCACCGTAGCATCCGAGCTGGTGCGCAAGCATGTGGGAGGCTTCCGCAAGGAGTTCCAGAAGCTGGGCAATGCCTTCCAGGCCATCAGTCATGCTTTCCAGATGGACCCCCCCTTTAGCTCCGAGGCTCTCAACAGTGCCATTTCTCACACGGGCCGTACCTATGAAGCTGTTGGTGAGATGTTCGCTGAGCAGCCCAAGAACGACCTCTTCCAGATGCTCGACACGCTGTCTCTCTACCAGGGCCTGCTCTCAAACTTCCCTGACATCATCCACCTGCAGAAAG
- the IMP3 gene encoding U3 small nucleolar ribonucleoprotein IMP3 has translation MVRKLKFHEQKLLKQVDFLNWEVTDHNLHELRVLRRYRLQRREDYTRYNQLSRAVRELARRLRDLPERDPFRVRASAALLDKLYALGLVPTRGSLELCDFVTASSFCRRRLPTVLLKLRMAQHLQAAVAFVEQGHVRVGPDVVTDPAFLVTRSMEDFVTWVDSSKIKRHVLEYNEERDDFDLEA, from the coding sequence ATGGTGCGGAAGCTTAAGTTTCACGAGCAGAAGCTGCTGAAGCAGGTGGATTTCCTGAACTGGGAGGTCACTGATCACAACCTGCACGAGCTGCGCGTGTTGCGGCGTTATCGGCTGCAGCGGCGGGAGGACTACACGCGCTACAACCAGCTGAGCCGGGCCGTGCGCGAGCTGGCGCGGCGCCTGCGCGACCTACCCGAGCGCGACCCGTTTCGCGTGCGCGCCTCGGCCGCACTGCTGGACAAGTTGTACGCTCTCGGCCTGGTGCCCACGCGCGGCTCGCTCGAGCTCTGCGACTTCGTCACGGCCTCGTCCTTCTGCCGCCGCCGACTGCCCACCGTGCTCCTGAAGCTGCGTATGGCGCAGCACCTCCAGGCCGCCGTGGCCTTCGTGGAGCAGGGCCACGTGCGCGTGGGCCCCGACGTGGTCACCGACCCCGCCTTCCTTGTCACGCGCAGCATGGAGGACTTCGTCACCTGGGTTGACTCGTCCAAGATCAAGCGCCACGTGCTGGAGTACAATGAGGAGCGCGATGACTTCGATCTGGAGGCCTAG
- the SNUPN gene encoding snurportin-1 isoform X2, translated as MEELSQALASSFSVSQDLNSTAAPHPRLSQYKSKHSSLEQSERRRRLLELQKSKRLDYVNHARRLAEDDWTGMESEEEEDKKDDEEMDVDTGKKLPKRYANQLMLSEWLIDVPSDLGQEWIMVVCPVGKRALIVASRGSTSAYTKSGYCVNRFSSLLPGGNRQNSTTAKDYTILDCIYSEVNQTYYVLDVMCWRGHPFYDCQTDFRFYWMHSKLPEEQGLGEKTKLNPFKFVGLKNFPCTPESLCKVLSMDFPFESEQEKEREHMPRKRQREREKQNPHQVGSPVRGLIPGP; from the exons ATGGAAGAGCTGAGTCAAGCCCTGGCTAGTAGCTTTTCTGTGTCTCAAGATCTGAACAGCACAGCTGCCCCACACCCCCGCCTGTCCCAGTACAAGTCCAAGCACAGTTCCTTGGAGCAGAGTGAGCGGCGCCGCCGGTTATTGGAACTGCAGAAATC CAAGCGGCTGGATTACGTGAATCATGCCAGAAGACTGGCTGAAGATGACTGGACAGGAATGGagagtgaggaagaggaagataagaAAGATGATGAAGAGATGGACGTTGACACTGGCAAGAAGTTACCAAAACGCTATGCTAATCAA TTGATGCTGTCTGAGTGGTTAATTGACGTCCCTTCAGATTTGGGGCAGGAATGGATTATGGTCGTGTGCCCTGTTGGAAAAAGAGCCCTGATTGTGGCCTCCAGG GGTTCTACCAGTGCCTACACCAAGAGTGGTTACTGTGTCAACAGGTTTTCTTCCCTTCTGCCAGGAGGCAACAGGCAAAACTCAACAACAGCAAAAG ACTACACCATTCTGGACTGCATTTACAGCGAGGTGAACCAGACGTACTATGTTCTGGATGTGATGTGCTGGCGGGGACACCCTTTTTATGACTGCCAG ACTGATTTCCGATTCTACTGGATGCATTCAAAGTTACCAGAAGAACAAGGACTGGGAGAGAAAACCAAGCTCAATCCT tttaaatttgtGGGGCTAAAGAATTTCCCTTGTACTCCTGAGAGCCTGTGTAAGGTGCTATCTATGGATTTCCCTTTTGAG agtgagcaagagaaagaaagagagcacatgccaaggaagaggcagagggagagggagaagcagaatccccaccaagtagggagcccagtgcggggcttgatcccaggaccctag